The genomic interval GCCCCCAAATCTTTGGCAAACTGCTGTCCTTCCGTATCGCCAGGGCGGGTGAAGGCAAAAACCTGTCGTCCCTGATGGCGGGCAGTTTGAATCACAATATGGGCAGCCGAACCAAAGCCATAGAGTCCGACCCGTTCCGCGTCTCCCGTCATTTTCAACGATCGGTAGCCAATTAAGCCTGCACAAAGCAGGGGGGCGGCTTGCAGATCGGGATAACCTGTGGGAATGGGAAAGCAAAACTGTTCGTTAGCAACGGTATATTCGGCGTAGCCACCGTTGATTTGATAACCCGTAAACTGGGCATTGTCACAGAGATTTTCGCGGTTTGTCAGGCAGTAGCGACAGTGGTTGCAGGTATACCCCAGCCAGGGAACACCGACCCGATCGCCCCCTTTAAACCGTTTTACTGTTTCACCCACTTCCATCACGGTTCCCACAATCTGATGACCGGGAACCAGCGGCAGTTTGGATTGGCCTAATTCACCATCCACCACATGCAAATCGGTTCGACAGACGCCACAGGTATGAACCCGAATCAGAACCTGCTCCGGATTGGGTTTGGGAATTGGCAAATCGGCTAGCTGTAGGGGCTGACCGGGAGTTTCTAAAATCATTGCACGCATAGTTCAATCGTCCGTGGCATGATGAATTGGCTGAGTTCTGCATAACAGGGATAAACAACGATGGAACTCAAATCTATCAGT from Kovacikia minuta CCNUW1 carries:
- a CDS encoding zinc-dependent alcohol dehydrogenase family protein is translated as MRAMILETPGQPLQLADLPIPKPNPEQVLIRVHTCGVCRTDLHVVDGELGQSKLPLVPGHQIVGTVMEVGETVKRFKGGDRVGVPWLGYTCNHCRYCLTNRENLCDNAQFTGYQINGGYAEYTVANEQFCFPIPTGYPDLQAAPLLCAGLIGYRSLKMTGDAERVGLYGFGSAAHIVIQTARHQGRQVFAFTRPGDTEGQQFAKDLGAVWAGGSDERPPEPLDAAIIFAPVGELVPISLKAVAKGGTVVCAGIHMSEIPAFPYELLWEERVLRSVANLTRRDGEEFLALAPKIPILTQVEAFPLTAANEALDALRHGKIQGAAVLSIDQP